The following proteins are co-located in the Nitrosopumilaceae archaeon genome:
- a CDS encoding ABC transporter permease: MIFSSKEVWHEFSKNKIGLAGIGILVILFAMSAAAVLTIPIESFKEWNDPSSWLTFPKSALPAWVNYFLSEKMPEHMILQNPQVASQNVGDIFLTSNIFVVDYNYDKFPSDFIYEYAAKYTGSPLLQIWVTRPDGKEFQLISTSLPQSKIETSYHGFIFSTDDSMMKNIRKNKDNFVFPIDSLLAQDIVFSKTGQNNVLNGHYFFKVNLYSINLKSNLETSKFILGGKVYGLMGTDELRRNLTVGLLWGTPLALFIGITVAIGSVVIGLVYGVFAGYKGKKTDESLMRFNDIIYAMPALPLLIILAVTIGNSIFLIVGFLVLFGWVGIAKVSRSMALQIKTLQYVEASKIMGQKDYKIIFKHIIPQLLPYAFASIAISVPAAITTEAGLSFLGLGDPTFPTWGQILHDANTYGAAARGLWWWILPPGIMIAMTGLAFVFIGHAMDVIVNPRLKR, translated from the coding sequence ATGATTTTTTCTTCAAAAGAGGTCTGGCATGAATTTTCAAAAAATAAAATCGGTCTAGCAGGAATAGGAATACTAGTAATCCTTTTTGCAATGTCGGCAGCAGCTGTTCTTACCATTCCAATAGAGAGTTTTAAGGAATGGAATGATCCATCAAGCTGGTTAACTTTTCCAAAGTCTGCTCTTCCTGCATGGGTGAATTATTTTCTTTCAGAAAAAATGCCAGAGCATATGATTTTACAAAATCCTCAAGTTGCATCACAAAATGTTGGGGACATATTTCTGACTAGTAATATTTTTGTTGTTGATTATAACTATGATAAATTTCCAAGTGATTTTATCTACGAATATGCTGCAAAATATACCGGATCCCCATTGCTGCAAATTTGGGTTACAAGACCGGATGGAAAGGAATTCCAATTGATATCAACCTCGCTTCCTCAATCAAAAATTGAAACATCATATCACGGGTTTATTTTTTCAACAGATGATTCTATGATGAAAAATATTAGAAAAAATAAAGACAATTTCGTATTTCCAATTGATTCTCTACTTGCACAAGATATTGTTTTTTCTAAGACTGGACAGAATAATGTGTTAAATGGGCATTATTTTTTCAAAGTGAATCTGTATAGCATTAATTTAAAATCAAACCTTGAGACTTCTAAATTTATCTTGGGAGGAAAAGTATATGGTTTGATGGGAACTGATGAGCTTAGGCGGAACTTGACTGTTGGATTGTTGTGGGGTACTCCGCTTGCATTGTTTATTGGCATAACTGTAGCAATTGGTTCTGTGGTTATTGGATTGGTATATGGTGTATTTGCAGGTTACAAGGGGAAAAAGACAGACGAATCATTAATGCGCTTTAATGATATTATTTATGCAATGCCTGCTCTGCCCCTTTTGATAATTTTAGCAGTAACAATTGGTAACAGCATTTTCTTAATTGTAGGGTTTTTGGTTCTCTTTGGGTGGGTTGGAATTGCAAAAGTTTCGCGAAGCATGGCTTTACAGATTAAAACCTTACAATATGTAGAAGCTTCAAAGATAATGGGACAAAAAGACTACAAAATTATATTCAAACACATAATTCCTCAGCTTTTACCATATGCATTTGCTAGTATTGCTATATCAGTACCAGCTGCAATCACTACTGAGGCAGGTCTTAGCTTTTTGGGACTGGGTGATCCCACATTTCCAACATGGGGACAAATTTTACATGATGCTAATACTTATGGTGCTGCAGCAAGAGGTCTTTGGTGGTGGATTCTGCCGCCAGGAATTATGATTGCAATGACAGGCCTGGCATTTGTCTTTATTGGACACGCAATGGACGTAATAGTTAATCCTAGGCTAAAGCGGTAG
- a CDS encoding polysaccharide deacetylase family protein produces MNDILKKQITKYIASFFLVLMILQPILVYADQSTGSIEINVKYTNNDRADYSSMTLKVYQDLNTIPYKEISSLSANPYNIVSLPIGHKYKVEVYANGMYSSTDYVDLQTNHEVLDTTIPLPGGIRFSVLYNDGSTPIENAVVLVKSQDGKQWTQSLTDNFGQTIRFWIQPPIINDNYYIADVLIGKNLVYSFSPVELKSGISQELRLVTPWPTMIHTLLTAKVFKDLSKTVTSSDGSFVVEIYDDKGNKITESVVNSKGQAYFTNLKVGDYVFHAINLKDNSEWGNSEITIDGNQSLVQIFKNQPAIEINGQTNTTKNQIPQLSNVSSNQIPQASSTAKNTTSYNIPNCHCVAFRLDDIQDYWLNNVQTAIMDTFQQKNASLTIGVIGNSFGGDVKLTGYLQKKIKTSPSIEIANSGWKFEDFTASKQSEQSLLIKQSNDKIFSLLGITPSVFIPPYGKINNDTFGAMHENNITFLSANTLTYHTVYSTSNTIHLFPATVSTGYVSSGNGTLHKLTNDEIFTNIQNSLRNYGFAVVTISFQDYAINNGTATQNEPDMQQIQQLGSLIDKVRNDGIKIVNISKINNGQVSNQIPPWIKNDAGWWANGKISDSDFISGIQYMIQNNIIIIQNLPQSGESSSQIIPPWIKNNAGLWAENKISDNDFLKGIEFLIQQGTIKT; encoded by the coding sequence ATGAATGATATATTGAAAAAACAAATTACAAAATACATCGCATCATTTTTTCTTGTATTGATGATACTACAACCCATTCTTGTTTATGCGGATCAGAGTACAGGTTCTATTGAAATTAATGTAAAATACACAAACAATGACAGAGCTGATTATTCTTCCATGACACTAAAGGTGTATCAGGATTTGAACACCATACCCTACAAAGAGATTTCATCACTTTCTGCCAATCCCTACAACATTGTTTCTCTTCCAATTGGGCACAAGTACAAAGTAGAGGTATATGCAAATGGAATGTATTCAAGTACAGACTATGTAGATTTACAAACCAATCATGAGGTGCTTGATACTACAATACCACTTCCTGGAGGAATACGTTTTAGTGTATTATATAATGACGGTTCAACGCCAATAGAGAATGCTGTTGTTTTAGTAAAATCTCAAGATGGAAAGCAATGGACTCAAAGTCTTACTGACAACTTTGGTCAAACAATTCGTTTTTGGATCCAGCCTCCAATAATAAACGATAACTATTACATTGCAGATGTTTTAATAGGAAAGAATCTTGTTTATTCATTTTCGCCTGTAGAACTCAAATCTGGCATCTCACAGGAATTAAGATTAGTCACACCATGGCCCACCATGATACATACTCTATTAACAGCCAAAGTTTTCAAGGATCTATCCAAAACAGTCACATCTTCAGATGGAAGCTTTGTGGTAGAAATATACGATGACAAGGGAAATAAAATTACAGAGTCAGTAGTAAATTCAAAGGGACAAGCTTACTTTACTAATCTAAAAGTTGGTGATTATGTGTTTCATGCAATAAACTTGAAGGATAATAGTGAATGGGGTAACTCTGAAATAACAATAGATGGAAACCAAAGCCTAGTACAAATTTTCAAAAATCAACCTGCAATAGAGATCAATGGGCAGACAAACACTACTAAAAACCAGATTCCACAGTTATCTAATGTCTCAAGTAATCAAATCCCCCAAGCATCTAGCACAGCAAAAAATACCACATCATATAATATCCCAAACTGTCATTGTGTTGCATTTCGATTAGATGACATTCAGGATTATTGGTTAAACAACGTTCAAACTGCAATCATGGATACATTCCAGCAGAAAAATGCCAGTCTAACCATAGGTGTGATTGGCAATTCTTTTGGTGGCGATGTTAAACTGACAGGATATCTACAAAAAAAGATCAAAACCAGTCCATCAATAGAAATAGCAAATAGTGGCTGGAAGTTTGAAGATTTTACTGCATCTAAGCAGAGCGAACAGTCTTTACTTATCAAACAATCAAATGACAAGATATTTTCCTTGTTAGGAATCACACCATCTGTCTTTATTCCACCTTATGGGAAAATTAATAACGATACATTTGGTGCAATGCATGAAAATAACATTACATTTCTTAGTGCAAATACACTAACCTATCACACAGTTTATTCCACATCCAATACAATTCATCTATTTCCAGCAACTGTCTCAACTGGTTATGTCAGTTCTGGTAATGGCACATTACACAAATTAACTAATGATGAGATATTTACTAATATCCAAAATAGCTTACGCAATTACGGTTTTGCAGTAGTCACTATATCTTTCCAAGATTATGCAATAAACAATGGAACTGCAACACAAAATGAGCCAGACATGCAACAAATTCAGCAACTTGGATCATTAATTGACAAAGTTAGAAATGACGGCATAAAGATTGTAAATATAAGTAAGATCAACAATGGACAAGTATCAAATCAAATTCCACCATGGATTAAAAATGATGCAGGATGGTGGGCAAATGGAAAGATATCTGATTCTGATTTTATCAGCGGCATTCAATATATGATACAAAACAATATAATAATTATTCAAAATCTTCCACAATCAGGGGAATCAAGCAGCCAAATCATTCCACCATGGATTAAAAATAACGCAGGATTGTGGGCAGAAAATAAAATTTCAGATAATGATTTTCTCAAGGGAATAGAATTTCTAATACAGCAAGGAACAATCAAAACTTGA
- a CDS encoding ABC transporter substrate-binding protein, producing MNPLLILCGVVFVFGSSLVFADKGTYVDKIQFIQYSDENTALEEVKNGNLDIYYSPIPFDRISDPQSQEGLKIFQSTGQSYSLLVNPAPSTKFNPFSIKDVRFALNYLVDRDLIVNELLGGYGVSMISAYKPFDPDYLLILGELESFNFRYNPSFAEQMISDSLTKAGAQKIDNKWYYDSKPVEITIFIRSDDQIRKSIGEIISSQLEKIGFSVKRDYGDLNKAYTIVYGSNPSDLKWNIYTEGWASSGFVRYDSVVTAQMYSPWFSNMPGFNNPSYWNYKDDYMDSLSQSIFIGNFTSAEQRTDLLKKAVNEGLKESVRIFLVSKIDQFVSNKKVDGVVNDFGAGITSRFTPINARDNSTSLTIGVNKIYQGAWNPIAGFSDSTSQQILGAITDPGSFKNPYTGVTIPVRSSWKVETAGPNGKLDVPSDAIKWDPIQQKWLQVGNGIKSTSKVTFHLTFGNWHNGQPMDMNDVLYSIYFLYQWGAEHSENNKTFDSEYSPKANQAAKTLIGIRVIDKNTIEVYQDYWHFDEGEIADSAGVFPSMPWEIFYAMEKSVTDGKVAFSRSESVSKNVDWFSLLVPNDANMIKSNLEDFSKSNSIPVALVGFTQNSQQYYSDRYSSSISWIEKHNHAVISNGPFYLDSYSPEARIITIKAFDDPTYPFGAGYWKKFENVDVAKINSIDVPTTVSLGKELTIPVSVTPNSTVYYYFLNADGSMVDSGTLQSKTGNMNITLSREKTLLLSMGANDLRIFAVSESALKPDMFYTSFLGIQGENLIIPENVVSASGISIAGSGYIAIGIAIVVIATGIIITLKKRKKS from the coding sequence TTGAATCCACTTTTAATACTGTGTGGTGTTGTTTTTGTTTTTGGTTCCAGTCTTGTTTTTGCTGACAAGGGAACTTACGTAGACAAGATACAATTTATCCAATATTCTGATGAAAATACTGCACTTGAGGAAGTAAAAAATGGAAATTTGGACATTTATTATTCTCCGATCCCTTTTGACAGAATTTCTGATCCTCAATCACAAGAGGGTTTGAAAATATTTCAATCAACAGGTCAATCGTATAGTCTTCTTGTAAACCCTGCTCCGTCTACAAAATTCAATCCTTTTTCAATAAAAGATGTTAGATTTGCACTAAATTATTTGGTTGATAGGGATCTAATTGTTAATGAACTTCTTGGCGGTTATGGAGTGTCAATGATTTCAGCATACAAACCATTTGATCCCGATTATCTTTTGATTTTAGGTGAGCTTGAATCATTTAACTTTAGATATAATCCTTCATTTGCAGAGCAAATGATTTCAGACTCTCTAACAAAGGCTGGGGCACAAAAAATTGACAACAAATGGTACTATGATTCAAAACCAGTAGAGATTACAATTTTTATTAGAAGTGATGATCAAATACGAAAGTCAATTGGTGAGATAATTTCCTCACAACTAGAAAAAATTGGATTTTCTGTAAAAAGGGATTATGGTGATTTAAACAAGGCATATACAATCGTGTATGGTTCAAACCCATCTGATCTAAAATGGAATATCTATACTGAGGGTTGGGCATCAAGTGGATTTGTACGATATGATTCTGTTGTGACTGCACAAATGTATTCGCCGTGGTTTTCTAACATGCCTGGATTTAACAATCCCTCCTATTGGAATTACAAAGATGATTACATGGATTCTCTTTCACAAAGTATTTTCATAGGGAATTTTACATCAGCAGAACAAAGAACTGATTTACTCAAAAAGGCAGTTAATGAAGGTCTTAAAGAATCTGTCCGAATTTTTCTTGTAAGTAAAATCGATCAGTTTGTATCAAACAAAAAAGTAGATGGTGTAGTAAATGATTTTGGTGCTGGAATTACAAGTAGATTTACCCCAATTAATGCAAGAGATAATTCTACCTCTCTGACAATTGGGGTAAACAAGATTTACCAGGGTGCTTGGAATCCTATTGCAGGTTTTAGTGATTCTACTAGTCAACAAATTTTGGGAGCAATAACTGATCCAGGAAGTTTCAAGAATCCATATACTGGAGTAACTATTCCTGTTCGCTCTAGTTGGAAAGTGGAAACAGCAGGGCCAAATGGCAAGCTGGACGTACCATCTGATGCGATAAAATGGGATCCTATTCAGCAAAAATGGCTTCAAGTTGGTAATGGTATAAAATCTACAAGCAAGGTAACATTTCATCTAACATTTGGAAACTGGCATAATGGTCAACCAATGGACATGAATGATGTATTGTATTCGATTTATTTCCTATATCAATGGGGAGCGGAACATTCTGAAAATAACAAGACATTTGATTCAGAATATTCACCAAAGGCAAATCAAGCGGCAAAGACGTTAATTGGAATTAGGGTTATTGATAAAAACACAATTGAAGTTTATCAGGACTATTGGCACTTTGATGAAGGAGAGATTGCTGATTCTGCAGGTGTATTTCCTTCCATGCCTTGGGAGATATTTTATGCCATGGAAAAATCTGTGACCGATGGTAAGGTTGCATTTTCAAGATCAGAGTCTGTTAGTAAAAATGTTGACTGGTTCTCATTACTTGTACCAAATGATGCAAATATGATAAAATCAAATCTAGAAGATTTTTCAAAATCAAATTCTATTCCTGTTGCATTAGTAGGGTTTACACAAAATTCACAACAATACTATTCTGATAGATATTCTTCATCTATATCATGGATTGAAAAACATAATCATGCAGTAATAAGTAATGGTCCATTTTATCTTGATAGTTATTCTCCAGAGGCTAGAATCATAACTATAAAGGCATTTGATGATCCTACATATCCATTTGGAGCAGGTTACTGGAAAAAATTTGAGAACGTTGATGTTGCCAAGATAAACAGCATTGATGTTCCTACAACTGTTTCATTGGGTAAAGAACTGACAATTCCCGTTTCTGTCACGCCCAACTCTACTGTCTACTATTATTTTCTAAATGCTGATGGTAGTATGGTGGATTCAGGTACATTACAATCAAAGACTGGCAACATGAATATCACACTATCAAGAGAAAAAACATTGCTTTTGAGTATGGGTGCAAATGACTTGAGAATATTTGCAGTATCAGAATCTGCCCTCAAACCTGACATGTTTTATACTAGCTTTTTAGGAATTCAGGGTGAAAATCTAATAATTCCTGAAAATGTTGTATCTGCCTCTGGAATCTCAATTGCTGGTTCTGGCTATATTGCAATTGGTATTGCCATTGTAGTAATTGCTACTGGAATCATAATAACATTAAAGAAAAGAAAAAAATCCTAG
- a CDS encoding glycosyltransferase family 2 protein, producing MMSEVKTPKLDHIQILLVCAIFSVLFYTVYLMNTNLTMVSLAFAAFVMFYQLFSARGKLSSKFKYAKKMPSPFAIIMIILPIILASVAAYESYSIWQSPNRIIILWGMTITFWSTMMFVPLAVYSKYKEDIMPDPAIYPSVSVLVPAYNEDKVIARTIEGLLESDYPNKEIIVIDDGSKDKTLEVASRYKTKAKILHKENGGKASAMNYGLAYAKGEIIIIVDADTIIGRQALKQMVKGFGNNKDVAAVAGNVKVRNRMNWLTWTQALEYVAGIEIIRRAFDYFGSITIVPGALGAFRKSVLEGVGSYHKDTLVEDFDATIKVLKSGFVIQGTTQATAYTEAPQSLHDFYKQRKRWYRGNVQVLSRHFETIVNPRYAFLYRVAFPFMIISMIVLPFAGLSVIVTSIIEIINGDGFFVLQMFILFVILQCFMSALAVRIDRDDPRLILFSPFLVLGYKQLVDVLLIKAALEALFKTKTKWTSAKRIGV from the coding sequence ATGATGTCTGAAGTTAAAACGCCAAAACTAGATCACATACAGATACTGCTTGTTTGCGCCATATTTTCCGTGCTGTTTTATACGGTATATCTAATGAACACAAACTTGACTATGGTATCACTTGCTTTTGCGGCCTTTGTGATGTTTTATCAACTCTTTAGCGCTAGAGGAAAGCTCTCATCAAAATTCAAGTATGCAAAAAAGATGCCGTCTCCATTTGCCATAATTATGATCATACTTCCAATAATTCTAGCATCAGTTGCGGCATACGAAAGTTATTCAATTTGGCAATCTCCTAACAGAATTATAATTTTATGGGGAATGACAATTACATTTTGGAGTACAATGATGTTTGTTCCACTAGCAGTATACAGCAAATACAAAGAAGACATCATGCCAGATCCTGCCATATATCCATCAGTTAGTGTTCTAGTTCCAGCATATAATGAGGACAAAGTCATTGCGCGTACAATAGAAGGTTTGCTAGAATCAGATTATCCAAACAAGGAGATTATAGTTATTGATGATGGCAGTAAAGATAAAACTTTGGAAGTTGCAAGCAGATACAAGACCAAGGCAAAAATATTACACAAGGAAAATGGCGGCAAGGCCTCTGCCATGAATTATGGTTTGGCATATGCAAAGGGAGAAATAATCATTATAGTTGATGCAGATACCATAATTGGCAGACAGGCATTAAAACAGATGGTAAAAGGATTTGGAAATAATAAGGATGTTGCAGCAGTTGCAGGAAATGTCAAAGTTAGAAACAGAATGAACTGGCTTACCTGGACACAGGCACTAGAATATGTGGCAGGAATTGAGATAATTAGGAGAGCTTTTGATTATTTTGGCTCAATTACTATCGTTCCTGGTGCCTTGGGCGCATTTAGAAAATCTGTACTTGAAGGAGTAGGCTCTTATCATAAGGATACTCTGGTGGAGGATTTTGATGCAACGATTAAGGTCTTAAAATCTGGATTTGTAATTCAAGGAACCACCCAGGCAACAGCATATACTGAAGCTCCTCAGAGTTTACATGATTTTTACAAACAAAGAAAGAGATGGTACAGGGGAAATGTGCAGGTACTATCAAGACATTTTGAGACAATAGTAAATCCACGCTATGCATTCTTGTACAGAGTGGCATTTCCTTTTATGATAATTTCAATGATAGTACTACCATTTGCAGGGCTTTCTGTAATTGTTACCTCAATCATTGAAATTATCAATGGTGATGGTTTTTTTGTACTTCAAATGTTCATATTATTTGTCATATTGCAATGTTTCATGTCTGCATTAGCAGTACGAATTGATAGAGATGACCCAAGGCTGATTCTATTTTCTCCATTTCTAGTACTAGGATACAAGCAACTAGTAGATGTTCTTCTAATAAAGGCTGCATTAGAAGCATTGTTTAAAACAAAGACAAAGTGGACTAGTGCTAAAAGAATAGGAGTTTGA
- a CDS encoding restriction endonuclease, with protein sequence MNIQTLVKGIKGIIPGGLSVKDFSVVTQTSDETARQILDNFMQNGIGTFQDNQIHFQDNDKLKTSLLALRMGAPIDEISQILDWKDFEALVSEILELREFDVTRNLTLTKPRMQIDVIGTKAGVAILIDCKHWKRLSYSALETAVNKQIERTKHYVIKEKVRAALPAIVTLYQEEVKFINKVPIIPIFQLDSFCDEFYGNLEEMDLEQSE encoded by the coding sequence TTGAATATTCAGACTCTAGTCAAGGGCATCAAGGGAATAATTCCAGGGGGGCTATCTGTAAAAGATTTTAGTGTTGTAACGCAAACTAGCGATGAGACTGCAAGACAGATACTGGACAACTTTATGCAAAATGGCATAGGAACTTTTCAAGATAATCAAATACATTTTCAAGATAATGACAAACTGAAAACCAGCTTACTTGCATTAAGAATGGGTGCTCCAATTGATGAGATTTCACAGATTTTAGACTGGAAGGATTTTGAGGCACTTGTTTCAGAAATTTTAGAGTTAAGAGAATTTGATGTCACAAGAAATCTAACTTTAACAAAACCAAGAATGCAGATAGATGTTATTGGCACAAAAGCAGGAGTGGCAATTCTCATAGACTGCAAACATTGGAAGAGGCTAAGTTACTCTGCATTAGAGACTGCAGTCAACAAACAAATTGAGAGAACAAAACATTATGTTATTAAAGAAAAGGTACGTGCAGCACTACCTGCTATCGTAACACTATACCAAGAAGAGGTCAAATTCATCAACAAGGTCCCTATAATACCCATATTCCAACTAGATTCTTTTTGCGATGAATTTTATGGTAATTTAGAAGAAATGGATTTAGAGCAAAGTGAATAA
- a CDS encoding ABC transporter permease gives MKMSFKRFVIKRAVTMFGVLMATLLITIALVGSNMDAILKQSVALEIRQQVTDNKHLVTSFKNPQELDAFVENQIKQRTDALGLDKPWYYPPRLGLSMYKILTLDFGHAKFLTSDTGSSDVKDIILEKMPRTILLFTTATLIISLIGIFLGALSGSKINSKLDKITSTFAIISSSFPVWWIGMLMIFVFAFVYQIFPARATPLIPVTDPGYIASLLYHMALPLITLVLIGFGSWAYLVRNFIVGIMQEDFVTAKRAAGISEKKIIYTHALKNAAPPIITVLALSLSGSLGGAIITEAVFDWPGMGRLYYEAINVLDLPVIIGETYVLTAFFLVSIFLADVLYGYFDPRVRKG, from the coding sequence ATGAAGATGAGCTTCAAACGATTCGTCATAAAACGAGCTGTAACAATGTTTGGAGTGCTCATGGCTACACTGTTGATTACTATCGCACTTGTCGGCTCTAACATGGATGCAATTTTAAAACAAAGCGTCGCACTTGAGATAAGGCAGCAAGTTACTGATAACAAACATCTTGTTACAAGTTTTAAAAATCCACAAGAACTTGATGCGTTTGTAGAAAATCAAATAAAACAAAGAACAGATGCATTAGGACTTGACAAGCCTTGGTATTATCCACCAAGACTAGGACTCTCAATGTATAAAATCCTAACACTTGATTTTGGACATGCAAAATTTCTTACTAGCGATACTGGTTCGTCTGATGTAAAAGATATAATACTTGAGAAGATGCCTAGAACAATTTTACTTTTTACAACTGCTACTTTGATAATTTCATTAATTGGAATATTTCTTGGCGCACTCTCCGGAAGCAAGATAAACTCAAAACTAGACAAGATAACCTCAACTTTTGCTATCATTAGCAGTAGCTTTCCAGTCTGGTGGATAGGTATGCTTATGATCTTTGTATTTGCGTTTGTGTACCAGATCTTTCCAGCAAGGGCAACGCCATTAATTCCTGTGACAGACCCTGGATACATTGCCTCACTCTTGTATCACATGGCACTTCCGCTAATCACATTGGTGCTAATTGGGTTTGGTTCATGGGCATATCTAGTAAGAAATTTCATTGTTGGAATTATGCAAGAAGATTTTGTGACAGCAAAAAGAGCAGCTGGCATTAGTGAAAAAAAGATAATCTATACTCATGCACTCAAAAATGCAGCACCGCCAATTATTACTGTTCTAGCATTGAGTCTCTCTGGGTCGCTTGGTGGTGCTATAATCACAGAGGCTGTATTTGATTGGCCAGGAATGGGAAGGCTATACTATGAGGCAATCAACGTACTTGATTTGCCTGTGATAATTGGTGAAACATATGTCTTGACTGCATTTTTCCTTGTTAGTATATTCTTGGCAGATGTTTTGTATGGTTACTTTGATCCAAGGGTGAGAAAAGGATGA
- a CDS encoding Mov34/MPN/PAD-1 family protein, with translation MFFKKEKLQRTITITKDTRDGILTYCKLNHPNEGILILRGKSKKGIISIDGLVIPPFSHHGPTFAGFPHSFLPFDPSYVGTVHSHPSGAARPSVTDLHNFFGFVSLIVQSPYEDDDIFAYDRDGNLLEITLSPDQS, from the coding sequence ATCTTCTTTAAAAAAGAAAAACTGCAACGGACAATCACCATAACAAAAGATACTCGTGATGGCATACTAACTTATTGCAAGCTCAATCATCCCAATGAGGGAATTCTTATCTTACGTGGCAAGTCCAAAAAAGGAATCATATCCATAGATGGTTTGGTAATTCCGCCTTTTTCGCATCACGGACCTACTTTTGCAGGATTTCCACACTCGTTTTTACCATTTGATCCAAGCTATGTAGGTACTGTTCATTCCCATCCATCAGGTGCAGCAAGACCATCAGTTACAGATCTACATAATTTCTTTGGATTTGTTTCATTAATTGTCCAATCACCATATGAAGACGATGACATTTTTGCATATGATAGAGATGGAAATCTACTCGAAATCACATTAAGTCCGGACCAATCATGA